Proteins encoded within one genomic window of Suricata suricatta isolate VVHF042 chromosome 17, meerkat_22Aug2017_6uvM2_HiC, whole genome shotgun sequence:
- the SPPL2C gene encoding LOW QUALITY PROTEIN: signal peptide peptidase-like 2C (The sequence of the model RefSeq protein was modified relative to this genomic sequence to represent the inferred CDS: inserted 1 base in 1 codon) has translation MTEGHTQPLGGGTXLGATVTTGRSRRWLRRMAFLGLFLLLLTSTAARGEYGMVHVVSENWSKDYCILFSSDYVTLPRDLRHAPLLPLHDGTTAPWCPGQDSSLQARPRSPSPRPLRHTTLMVMRGNCSFYAKGWLAQGQGAHGLLIVSRVSGQKYSDTTPASRDPQPLPHIAIPVAMLRYTDMLDILSHTRGGALVRVALYAPPEPILDYNMVVIFILAVGTVAAGGYWAGLIEADRLQRRRARGGGGPGGHYQQEAGAALWGQEEEDQDAPVDFTPAMMGAMVTMSCSIMLLLYYFYDWFIYVMIAIFSVGSGTGLYSCLAPLVRRLALPGCHRACLQPPLLLLGGLCTVVTVLWVAQRNEDSWAWLLQDTLGMAYCLLVLRHVRLPTLKNCASFLLALLASDVFFVFVTPFLTRTGESIMVGVAEGPAGSVSHEKLPMVLKVPRLSFSALTLCGQPFSILGFGDIVVPGFLVAYCHRFDVQIRSRQVYFLACTTAYAMGLLVTFGAMVLMQMGQPALLYLVSSTLLTTLALAACRQELTLFWTGQGRIKAPTQPVVGPRGAPSFGSEQKQEDPADIHAASKFEGTASHVAGGLDSNFEEDSAKIATMSEDEATGQDSHSDSSESWSDANLDADRFPRASPGTSEERMPLVPMARRMPQMPPPSELGHAQVQPQAHDTHLPWTGLPKRKGLKVKKSMSTQAPL, from the exons ATGACAGAGGGCCACACCCAGCCCCTGGGAGGGGGGA TGCTGGGAGCCACTGTCACCACAGGACGCAGCAGAAGGTGGCTGAGGAGGATGGCTTTCCTGggactcttcctcctcctcctcaccagcACCGCAGCCCGAGGGGAGTACGGCATGGTCCACGTGGTGTCAGAAAACTGGAGCAAGGACTACTGCATCCTGTTCAGCTCCGACTACGTCACCCTACCCCGGGACCTGCGCCacgcccctctcctgcccctgcatGACGGGACCACGGCCCCCTGGTGCCCAGGCCAGGACTCCTCCCTCCAGGCCCGGCCCCGCTCCCCCAGCCCGAGGCCCCTCCGCCACACCACCCTCATGGTTATGAGGGGCAACTGCAGCTTCTACGCTAagggctggctggctcagggccAAGGTGCCCACGGGCTGCTCATCGTGAGCCGGGTCAGCGGCCAAAAGTATTCAGACACCACCCCGGCATCCCGggacccccagcccctgccccacatcGCCATCCCTGTAGCCATGCTTCGCTACACCGACATGCTCGACATCCTCAGCCACACCCGTGGTGGCGCCCTGGTCCGCGTGGCCCTGTATGCGCCCCCGGAGCCCATCCTCGACTACAATATGGTGGTCATCTTCATCCTGGCTGTAGGCACCGTGGCTGCTGGCGGCTACTGGGCTGGCCTGATCGAGGCCGACCGGCTGCAGCGGCGCCGGgcccggggaggaggggggcctGGCGGGCACTATCAGCAGGAAGCAGGAGCAGCCctgtggggacaggaggaggaagaCCAGGATGCGCCGGTTGACTTCACACCAGCCATGATGGGTGCGATGGTCACCATGTCCTGCTCCATCATGCTGCTCCTCTACTACTTCTATGATTGGTTCATCTACGTCATGATTGCCATCTTCAGCGTGGGCTCAGGCACCGGCCTCTACAGCTGCCTGGCCCCCCTGGTGCGCCGCCTGGCCCTGCCTGGCTGCCACCGCGCCTGTCTGCAGCCGCCCCTGCTGCTGCTGGGCGGCCTGTGCACTGTGGTGACCGTCCTCTGGGTCGCCCAACGGAACGAGGACAGCTGGGCGTGGCTCCTGCAGGACACACTGGGCATGGCCTACTGCCTTTTGGTCCTGCGGCACGTGCGGCTGCCCACGCTCAAAAACTGTGCCTCTTTCCTGCTGGCCCTGCTGGCCTCCGACGTCTTCTTTGTCTTCGTCACGCCCTTCCTCACCAGGACCGGTGAGAGCATCATGGTGGGTGTGGCAGAGGGCCCAGCAGGTTCTGTGAGCCATGAGAAGCTGCCCATGGTGCTCAAAGTGCCCCGGCTGAGCTTCTCAGCCTTGACCCTGTGTGGTCAGCCCTTCTCCATCCTCGGCTTCGGTGACATCGTGGTCCCTGGCTTTCTGGTGGCCTACTGTCACCGCTTTGATGTACAAATCCGTTCGCGCCAGGTCTACTTCCTGGCCTGCACCACGGCCTATGCCATGGGCCTGCTGGTCACTTTTGGTGCCATGGTCCTCATGCAGATGGGCCAGCCCGCCCTGCTGTACCTGGTGTCCAGCACCCTTCTCACTACCTTGGCCTTGGCCGCCTGTCGCCAGGAGCTCACCCTCTTCTGGACAGGCCAGGGCAGGATCAAGGCACCCACCCAGCCTGTGGTGGGGCCACGTGGTGCCCCTTCATTTGGCTCTGAGCAGAAGCAGGAGGATCCAGCAGACATCCACGCAGCCAGCAAGTTTGAGGGGACAGCCAGCCATGTGGCAGGGGGCTTAGACAGCAATTTTGAGGAGGACTCAGCCAAGATTGCCACCATGTCCGAGGACGAAGCCACTGGTCAGGACAGCCACAGCGATAGCTCCGAGAGCTGGAGCGATGCCAACCTGGATGCGGACAGATTTCCTCGCGCCTCCCCTGGGACCTCAGAGGAGCGGATGCCACTGGTGCCGATGGCCAGGCGGATGCCTCAGATGCCACCGCCCTCGGAGCTGGGCCACGCGCAGGTCCAGCCCCAGGCTCACGACACCCACCTGCCCTGGACAGGCCTCCCCAAGAGGAAGGGCTTGAAGGTAAAGAAGAGCATGTCGACCCAGGCTCCCTTGTGA